In one Nicotiana tomentosiformis chromosome 6, ASM39032v3, whole genome shotgun sequence genomic region, the following are encoded:
- the LOC104120297 gene encoding 4-coumarate--CoA ligase 2, whose translation MEKDTKQVDIIFRSKLLDIYIPNHLPLHSYCFENISEFSSRPCLINGANKQIYTYADVELNSRKVAAGLHKQGIQQKDTIMILLPNSPEFVFAFIGASYLGAISTMANPLFTPAEVVKQAKASSAKIIVTQACHVNKVKDYAFENDVKIICIDSAPEGCLHFSVLTQANEHDIPEVEIQPDDVVALPYSSGTTGLPKGVMLTHKGLVTSVAQQVDGENPNLYIHSEDVMLCVLPLFHIYSLNSVLLCGLRVGAAILIMQKFDIVSFLELIQSYKVTIGPFVPPIVLAIAKNPMVDDYDLSSVRTVMSGAAPLGKELEDTVRAKFPNAKLGQGYGMTEAGPVLAMCLAFAKEPFEIKSGACGTVVRNAEMKIVDPKTGNSLPRNQSGEICIRGDQIMKGYLNDPEATARTIDKEGWLYTGDIGYIDDDDELFIVDRLKELIKYKGFQVAPAELEALLLNHPNISDAAVVPMKDEQAGEVPVAFVVRSNGSTITEDEVKDFISKQVIFYKRIKRVFFVDAVPKSPSGKILRKDLRAKLAAGLPN comes from the exons ATGGAGAAAGATACAAAACAGGTCGACATAATTTTCCGATCAAAACTCCTTGATATTTACATCCCTAATCATCTTCCTTTACACTCCTACTGTTTCGAAAACATTTCCGAGTTCAGTTCTCGTCCTTGTTTAATCAATGGCGCCAACAAACAAATTTATACGTATGCTGATGTTGAACTCAATTCAAGAAAAGTTGCTGCTGGTCTTCACAAACAAGGGATTCAACAAAAGGATACAATCATGATCCTATTGCCTAACTCCCCAGAATTTGTGTTTGCTTTCATTGGTGCATCGTACCTCGGAGCTATTTCTACAATGGCCAATCCTTTGTTTACTCCTGCTGAGGTTGTGAAGCAAGCCAAGGCTTCTAGTGCTAAGATCATTGTCACACAAGCGTGTCATGTTAACAAAGTGAAAGATTATGCATTTGAGAATGATGTGAAGATCATATGCATCGACTCGGCGCCGGAGGGTTGTCTCCACTTCTCCGTGCTAACTCAGGCTAATGAGCACGATATTCCTGAG GTTGAAATTCAACCTGACGATGTGGTGGCGTTGCCATACTCCTCCGGGACGACGGGATTACCTAAAGGAGTGATGTTGACGCACAAGGGACTTGTGACAAGCGTCGCACAACAAGTCGACGGTGAAAATCCGAATTTGTATATCCATAGCGAGGACGTGATGCTTTGTGTCTTGCCCTTGTTCCATATCTATTCACTCAACTCCGTTTTGCTATGTGGATTAAGGGTGGGAGCAGCGATTTTGATTATGCAGAAATTTGATATTGTTTCTTTCTTGGAGTTGATACAAAGTTACAAGGTGACAATAGGGCCTTTTGTACCACCTATTGTTTTGGCCATTGCTAAGAATCCTATGGTTGATGATTATGATCTTTCATCAGTAAGAACCGTCATGTCTGGGGCTGCACCATTAGGAAAGGAGCTTGAAGATACTGTTCGAGCCAAATTTCCTAATGCTAAACTTGGTCAG GGTTATGGTATGACAGAAGCTGGACCAGTGTTGGCGATGTGCTTGGCATTTGCAAAAGAACCCTTTGAAATAAAATCAGGGGCATGTGGAACAGTTGTGAGAAATGCTGAAATGAAAATTGTGGATCCTAAAACTGGTAATTCTCTTCCCAGAAATCAATCTGGAGAAATTTGCATTAGAGGAGACCAGATCATGAAAG GCTACCTGAATGATCCAGAGGCCACAGCAAGAACAATAGACAAAGAAGGGTGGTTATATACTGGTGACATTGGCTACATTGATGATGATGACGAGCTTTTCATTGTTGATCGATTAAAGGAACTGATCAAATACAAAGGATTTCAAGTTGCACCTGCTGAGCTCGAAGCTCTCCTTCTCAACCATCCCAACATTTCTGATGCTGCTGTTGTCCC CATGAAGGACGAGCAAGCAGGAGAAGTTCCAGTGGCTTTTGTTGTTAGATCCAACGGATCCACCATTACTGAAGATGAAGTCAAAGATTTTATTTCAAAGCAG GTGATATTTTATAAGAGGATAAAGCGGGTATTTTTCGTGGATGCTGTTCCTAAATCTCCATCTGGCAAAATCCTTCGAAAAGATTTGAGAGCTAAACTGGCTGCTGGGCTTCCAAATTAA